The genome window CATCTGGATCTGTTCCGACCAGCGAGTGAAAGACACGCATCTCTTTCTTCACCATCGCGCTCTTACTGCGCACCGGAAACATCGGATCGAGATAGACCACATCAGGCTGCTGATCAGCCGGTATCGTATTCAAATAGTTTAACGAGTCTGCTTCGATCAGCTCCATGCGCTCCAGCACCTCTTGTAATTCCGCATCTTCCGTCGCCGCGAAAGCGCGCGCCTGCAATAGGCCATCTTCCAGTAACGCACGCACCGCTGGCACACGCTCCAATAACGTCACACGGCAACCGAGACTCGACAACACAAAGCCATCTCCGCCAAGCCCTGCCGTCGCATCTAGCACATGTGGATGCACCCCCCCGCGCACGCCAACTGCCTTCGCAATCATCTGCCCTTTGCCACCACCTTGCTTGCGACGATACGTCACCGTGGCGCCATGAAAGTCGGCGCGAATATTCACACTATGATCTGGGCCTACTGCATGCAGCGTCAGCCCATCGGCCCCATAGACGAACACAAAGTCGTCCCCTGGACATTGATTCATCAAGAAACGTTGCACATGCTTCGCCTTCGCATCGCAGATCGAAGTGCCATCCACACAGCGCAAGGCCAAGCGCTCGCCCAACTGCTGAACATGAGGCAGTGAATCCGTGTTTAGAAAAACGATCGAAGATAAGGACATAGGATACAGTCAGGTCATAGTGTCACTAAACCGAGGGCAAGCCTACCATTCCTCCAAATATCAATCAACTGGCACCAACCGCACGATACGATCGGGTCCATTCAGCACGACATATAAAGCCCCATCCGGGCCACTCGCCACATCGCGCACACGCCCTAGATCGTTTATGATGATTTCATCTGAAACGACCTCACCTCCCTCAATGCTCAGACGATGTAACTCCTGAGACGCCAGACCGCCTGCAAATAGATCATTCTTCCAATTCGGAAACAGATCGCCTTCGTAAAAATCAATGCCGCAGACTGCGATCGACGGTGTCCAATAATGCGCCGGTTGCTCCATCCCCTCCTTTGCGGTCATCGCGGAGATCGGCTTCCCGTTATAGTTCATACCATGTGTAATAACCGGCCAGCCATAATTCCGCCCGCGCTCGATACAGTTGATCTCATCGCCACCGCGCGGCCCATGCTCGGACTCCCACAGCGCACCTGTTTGCGGGTGCAAATCGAGTCCCTGCGGATTGCGGTTCCCATACGCCCAAGTGCTCGGATAAGCACCCTCACTGTCGGCAAATGGATTATCGCTCGGAATACGTCCATCATCATGCACCCGATGAATCTTACCATTCGGCCGTGTCAGATCCTGCGCCATTTCCATCGCACCGCGGTCGCCGATGCCAAAAAACAAATACCCATCTTTAAAAACAAGACGTGTCCCAAAATGCACACCAGCCGAACGATGATATTCGAACGGCACCTCAAAAATCACCTGCTCATCTACCCACATGCCGTCACGAATACGTCCGCGTAGGATCTTTGTCATTCCCTGCGCCTTACCATCGCGCTCACCGCCACTCGCGGCTATCCCAAGGTAGATCCAACCATTATCCTCATAATCTGGATGTAGCGCTACCTCCATCAACCCTCCCTGCCCGTGCGACCATACCTTAGGCGTGCCGCTGATCGGCTCAGACAGCACACCCGCTCGTGCCACACGCAAGGCTCCAGCACGCTCTGTGATTAACAATCCACCATCAGGCAAAAACGCCACCGACCACGGCAACGCTAATCCGTCGACCACCGTCTCGACTTCAAACCGATACCCGCCAGCAGAATACACACCCTCAGCGACCGGCACCAAAACCTGTCCCGCTCGGTCCTTCTTTTGACGCATCTCCTGGATGTAAATCTCCAATGAGCGCACCTGCGAATCAGTTAACAACAAGCCAAATGGAGGCATTCCCATCTCCAAATTGCCGTTCCTCACATAATCCATAAACGTTAATTGTTCATTGATTTGCTGCCAATCCCCCACAAGTAACGAGCTCGCTTGGCCTCCTTCCAAGTTTTCACCGTGGCAGCTCGCACAATGTTGATTGAACAACTCCTGCACCTCGCCCGTGCCGATACGATTTTGCCCAAACAACGCAATTGGCAACAGGCAGCAAGCCACTCCTCGATAAACACTTGTTAACATGCCAAAATGCTAGGCAGAATGATTGAATATGCAAAAAGATTGCGACGACACTTTTAAAGCACTTACCCTGCTGTCATGAACTTTATCGAATACTGGCATACGCTGCTCCTCCAAGATGGCAGCCTGCAGCTACATGACTCTTGGCAACTCGTCAGTATGATCGTGCTCTTTGCGCTTTGCGCTAGAACGATCGGGCGTAGAGCCAATACACTCATCACTTCGCAAAGTAACCCCCTGCATTGGATCAAGCGTAACCTATGCTTTCTTGTATTCTGGTTAGTCATCACATGCGCCACCGTGGTTTGCTCCTCACTGCAAATCGAAACCCCGGCATTTCATTTCTTTACGATTCTAGGCTCCGTATGGATCATTATCGGTCTGCTCACTAGCTTCATTCCTGTTCAATTCTGGGCAAAATCGATAGCATCGATCGGCTACTTAATGACTGCTTGCTTCTTTTTATCTCAAATTGATGGCGACGCACATCTACTCCAAGACCTGCATTTTACAGTCGGCTCCATTGATGTCTCAGCGTGGGGCATCATCACAGGGGTCATCGCCTTTGCATTCACCCTATGGGTCAGCCTCGCGATGGCGAGTTTGATTGAGACTCAGCTACAACGTGTGCCAAGGCTCAGCCCTTCTTTGCAAGTGCTGATCGCAAAGATCGTTCGTATCGCATTCATCGTCGGCGCCTCTGCAGTTGCAATGAGCTCCATGGGCATCAACCTATCAGCCTTCGCCGTGCTGGGTGGTGCTGTTGGCTTAGGTCTTGGTTTTGGTCTCCAAAAAGTCGTCTCCAACTTCATTAGCGGCATCCTCCTGTTGATCGATAATTCAATCAAACCGGGCGACGTCATTGAAATCGACGGCACCTATGGTTGGATCAATAACCTGCGCGCACGCTACGCCTCCGTCATCACCCGCGACGGCACGGAGCATCTGATCCCCAACGAAGATTTAATTACGCAGCGGGTCATCAACTGGAGCTTCACCAATAACCTAGTGCGCATACGAGTGCCCATCGGCGTCTCTTATAATTCAGACCCGCACCAATGCGTAAAACTCGTCATTGACGCAGCCAGCACCGTCGACCGTGTGTTGGCAGACCCCCCAGCGAATTGCCACGTAATCGGCTTCGGCGATAACTCCATTGACCTCGAGCTACGCTGCTGGATCTCAGATCCCGCCAATGGCGTCGCTAATGTAAAGAGCCAAGTCCTTCTCAATATATGGGATAGCTTTAAAGCCAATAATATCGAGATTCCGTTCCCACAACGCGACCTACACATTCGCTCCAGCGATGTGCCACTTACAGCCACTGAGCAAACCACTAGCGAACAAAGCTAGAATAGCGAATTATCTCACTTTTTCCATATGTCCAACGCTAAGAAAATCCGACTCGACGAATTACTTGTCGCCCAAGGTCTCGCCGACACACGTTCCCGCGCCAAAGCCCTCATTCTCGCAGGCAAGGTTAAGCTCGGCACCGATCGACTCGACAAGCCAGGCCGCAGCCTACCCGCGGATGCACCGATCGAAGTCGAATCGCCCCCGCGTTTCGTCAGCCGCGGCGGTGAAAAGCTCGAAGGCTTTTTGGATCAATTCAATATCGATGTCACTGGCCTACGTCACCTCGACGTCGGTGCCTCCACCGGCGGCTTTACCGATTGCTGCCTACAACGTGGCACGATCAGCGCGACCTGCGTCGACGTAGGCCGCGCGCAAATGCACAACAAACTCATCCAAGACGAGCGTGTGACCAATATAGAGAAGACCAACGCACGCCATCTGCAACCCGGTGACCTGCCCTTCGATGACTATCCGCTCATCGTCATGGATCTCTCCTTCATTTCGCTCACCAAAGTGCTCCCCGCAGTCTGGCAATTCTTGGCACCCGAGGGTCGACTCATCGCATTAGTTAAGCCCCAATTCGAAGCTGAAAAGCACGAAGTCGACGCTGGTCGCGGCATCATTCGCGACGCATCAGTCCAAGAGCGGATCCTCAACAGCATCCAAGCCTTCGCCCTAGAGCAGCTCCCCGGAGCAACGCTCATCGGCACGATGGATTCGCCGATCAAAGGCACCGATGGCAACCGTGAGTTCCTGCTCGGACTCACACGGCAGTAAGCCGTCGTTGGCCTTGCATTCCAACGGATCGCCAGACGTCTGCCTGGCTCATACAGAATAGTAAGCACACGAACGTATTGTGCAGTTTGAGCAAGCACGCCGCCCCAGATCCCCGTGTAATGGAGTAGCCACTTGTTACGGCGGCCTCATCAGCAATACATCGCGCCCGCTCCACTCGAGGCATAAGGCGCAAAGTTTATCGAGCCGAGGTTTAACCCGAAAGTGATACAGACATTCCTGTCTGTCCCTTTAGAGTTTTCACTGATCACACGCAACAGGCAGGAATGCCTGTATCACACCACGAGTAAGACGCCGATTTGGCACTGGTTACGACAGTCTCATCAGCAAATATATAACACCTGCTTCCTTCTGCGCGACGCAGGACAGGTCGCTCAAGGCACAAAGTTTATCAAACGTAGGTTTGCGCTGAGACCGCAGAGAACTCTCATGGGGAGTTCACGTTCGCTTGGCACTTCACGAAAATAAACCCTTGATCAACCAGCAATAATGACTTACCAATCAATCGCAATGAACCCTTGCCCTGTTTATTGAACAATAAAGATGCGAATCAGTCAAAGCGCTCAATACCGATAGAGTCCCGTCAAAGTTTTCTAAGAAAGAAATAAAGATGAAACTTATCTTCATTATGATAGCTGCCCTCGCGGGACTAGGCCTCGTGCTTGGCATCGCCGCACTTTTCGTATCCCCAGTGCACGCGATTGCGCTCTTGATCCCTAGCTCCATATACATCTCAGCATTCATGGTCTCCTATACGATCGAAGAGCATAAGACGAATTGACCGACAGACCAAGCACACCCCCAATGAAGTGTCGATCCAGTCAACAGCCCCAAGCCCTGCCACGCTCAATGCTTCAGTGTTGAAGTGCTCAATGTTCAAAATGATCATAAATGAAAACCAACTCCAACAACTCCCCAAGCACGTCAAAACTAGCAGTCACTTGTTGCAGTGCTGCGATCATCAGCGCGGGGTGCTTCCCCTATAGCTTCATCCTGAGTGTGATTCCTATAGTCATCGGCCATATGGCTTTATCAGGGCACAAACAAAATCCAGACTTGAATGGGCGAGAGCTGGCATTGGTTGGCATTAGCGTAGGCTATGCCCTATTAGCCATCGGTATCATTTTACATGCCGGAGCCTATTTGCTATTCAACAATGTCACGATTGAGACGGTTACTAATTGAATGCAAAAAAGTTAGATCGAGTAGACGGTTATCAATC of Lentimonas sp. CC4 contains these proteins:
- a CDS encoding class I SAM-dependent methyltransferase; its protein translation is MSLSSIVFLNTDSLPHVQQLGERLALRCVDGTSICDAKAKHVQRFLMNQCPGDDFVFVYGADGLTLHAVGPDHSVNIRADFHGATVTYRRKQGGGKGQMIAKAVGVRGGVHPHVLDATAGLGGDGFVLSSLGCRVTLLERVPAVRALLEDGLLQARAFAATEDAELQEVLERMELIEADSLNYLNTIPADQQPDVVYLDPMFPVRSKSAMVKKEMRVFHSLVGTDPDADGLLDAALSCARYRVVVKRPRIAPQLAGPAPSHVLEGKSNRYDVYTIAKLPDGLNAPLL
- a CDS encoding PQQ-dependent sugar dehydrogenase, which encodes MLTSVYRGVACCLLPIALFGQNRIGTGEVQELFNQHCASCHGENLEGGQASSLLVGDWQQINEQLTFMDYVRNGNLEMGMPPFGLLLTDSQVRSLEIYIQEMRQKKDRAGQVLVPVAEGVYSAGGYRFEVETVVDGLALPWSVAFLPDGGLLITERAGALRVARAGVLSEPISGTPKVWSHGQGGLMEVALHPDYEDNGWIYLGIAASGGERDGKAQGMTKILRGRIRDGMWVDEQVIFEVPFEYHRSAGVHFGTRLVFKDGYLFFGIGDRGAMEMAQDLTRPNGKIHRVHDDGRIPSDNPFADSEGAYPSTWAYGNRNPQGLDLHPQTGALWESEHGPRGGDEINCIERGRNYGWPVITHGMNYNGKPISAMTAKEGMEQPAHYWTPSIAVCGIDFYEGDLFPNWKNDLFAGGLASQELHRLSIEGGEVVSDEIIINDLGRVRDVASGPDGALYVVLNGPDRIVRLVPVD
- a CDS encoding mechanosensitive ion channel domain-containing protein yields the protein MNFIEYWHTLLLQDGSLQLHDSWQLVSMIVLFALCARTIGRRANTLITSQSNPLHWIKRNLCFLVFWLVITCATVVCSSLQIETPAFHFFTILGSVWIIIGLLTSFIPVQFWAKSIASIGYLMTACFFLSQIDGDAHLLQDLHFTVGSIDVSAWGIITGVIAFAFTLWVSLAMASLIETQLQRVPRLSPSLQVLIAKIVRIAFIVGASAVAMSSMGINLSAFAVLGGAVGLGLGFGLQKVVSNFISGILLLIDNSIKPGDVIEIDGTYGWINNLRARYASVITRDGTEHLIPNEDLITQRVINWSFTNNLVRIRVPIGVSYNSDPHQCVKLVIDAASTVDRVLADPPANCHVIGFGDNSIDLELRCWISDPANGVANVKSQVLLNIWDSFKANNIEIPFPQRDLHIRSSDVPLTATEQTTSEQS
- a CDS encoding TlyA family RNA methyltransferase encodes the protein MSNAKKIRLDELLVAQGLADTRSRAKALILAGKVKLGTDRLDKPGRSLPADAPIEVESPPRFVSRGGEKLEGFLDQFNIDVTGLRHLDVGASTGGFTDCCLQRGTISATCVDVGRAQMHNKLIQDERVTNIEKTNARHLQPGDLPFDDYPLIVMDLSFISLTKVLPAVWQFLAPEGRLIALVKPQFEAEKHEVDAGRGIIRDASVQERILNSIQAFALEQLPGATLIGTMDSPIKGTDGNREFLLGLTRQ
- a CDS encoding DUF4190 domain-containing protein, whose amino-acid sequence is MKTNSNNSPSTSKLAVTCCSAAIISAGCFPYSFILSVIPIVIGHMALSGHKQNPDLNGRELALVGISVGYALLAIGIILHAGAYLLFNNVTIETVTN